In Spinacia oleracea cultivar Varoflay chromosome 5, BTI_SOV_V1, whole genome shotgun sequence, a single window of DNA contains:
- the LOC130461538 gene encoding uncharacterized protein yields the protein MYTQFIHCEVIDQQCVNCFFFTAVYELHTIDDRKSLLYDLGDISSAVDNSPWLISGDFNAIMGLRDKVNGGIVTLAKIKDFSEFVDSYQFYELQSKGHFYSWHKGGDITKTASRIDRCLEPHVGGRPFRFLNYLVDHDDFLPSVEHCSGSVMLLVWEKLKLVKLKLKTLHKLEFQGISSKIDQARLQLDSIQNQLQQNHSDSFLLSQEHICSAELRKRLRIEEVALRQKSRLQWLKVGDSNSRFFFAAVKERNRVNRITELIDDNSNKLVKPADIQGEVLKFYG from the exons ATGTATACTCAATTCATTCACTGTGAGGTTATTGACCAGCAGTGTGTGAATTGCTTCTTCTTTACTGCAGTCTATGAGTTACATACCATAGATGATAGGAAATCTTTGTTGTATGACTTAGGTGATATTAGTTCTGCAGTTGACAATTCTCCTTGGTTGATTTCTGGTGATTTTAATGCAATCATGGGACTGCGGGATAAAGTAAATGGTGGTATTGTAACTTTGGCTAAAATTAAAGATTTCTCTGAATTTGTGGATTCCTACCAGTTTTATGAGTTACAGAGTAAAGGACACTTCTATTCATGGCATAAAGGGGGAGATATCACTAAAACTGCTAGTAGAATTGACAGATGTCTTG AACCACATGTTGGGGGCAGGCCTTTCAGGTTTCTAAACTACTTAGTTGATCATGATGATTTCTTGCCTTCTGTGGAGCATTGTTCAGGTTCTGTTATGTTACTTGTGTGGGAAAAGTTGAAGCTGGTTAAACTGAAACTAAAGACTCTTCATAAGCTGGAATTTCAAGGCATTTCAAGCAAGATAGACCAAGCTAGGCTGCAACTTGATTCTATCCAAAATCAACTTCAGCAGAACCACTCTGATAGCTTCCTGTTGAGTCAGGAGCACATTTGTTCTGCAGAATTGAGGAAACGGTTGAGAATTGAAGAAGTAGCTTTGAGACAGAAATCTAGGCTTCAATGGTTAAAAGTGGGTGATTCTAACAGTAGATTCTTCTTTGCTGCAGTCAAGGAGAGGAATAGAGTTAACAGGATTACTGAACTAATTGATGATAACAGTAATAAGCTAGTAAAGCCTGCTGATATTCAAGGTGAGGTTTTGAAGTTCTATGGGTAG